Part of the Bacteroidota bacterium genome is shown below.
ACCCAGACCAAACAAATATTTGGTATAAACAGGTTAAGCGGCGTGGAACGTGATAAAAATATTTTGAAATTTTATGCCAAAGGAACTCCCGGCTCTAACAACTTAGTTTCTATGTATTTTGATTATCCGGAGGTATCTAAATTCCAACAGTTCTCTATTAAATGTACCACCAGTACTTTTACTGAAACCATTTTTGAATGTGAAATTCCTGAAGGAGTAAGTTATATTAATTTATATGGTTATGCCAATATTGATGTAGGTGATATTGCAGTAAGTGGGCTTGAGTTAAGGGGTATAGCTAAACCAAGGTTTAGAACAACTACTTTTAAACGCAGTAACAATAAAACTTTTGGCGATATAAATATGCGTAACTACATAGCTGACGAAGTGTATGATGTTGCTAATCTAACTTTATCAGTATTAAATGCAGGTAACTTTAATGCCACTATAACGGGTAATCAGTTTTTAAAACTGGAGCACAAACAAAATCCTTTCTGGATAGGAAAAGATTCTGTACAGTTAATAGTAAGCAATCCGGCTAACCTTGCCGATACAGCATGGTTCTATTTTCAGTCCAACGAAACAAGTATTTGCAAAATGGAAAAAGTGCAGTTAGTCTATCCGTTTAAGAGCAGTACCGAATCAACCATAACATGGTCAGCAATACCTGCTGATACTTCTTTAACTACAAACATTTCAAACCCAACAGTACAACCACTAGCCGGTACTACTTATACGGCAACGGTTGTAGATAAAAACAGTGTTTCGAAAAATTATGTAATTACTATAAATGTTAAACCAAGTGTTATGTATACCAATGCAAACATTAACAAATACTTTTTAACTACGGATAACCAGTTGGATATTGATATTAATTTACCTTATTACAGTACTGCATTTATCAGCAATATGCCTAAACGCAACAGCCAGTTGGCAAATGGCACTTTAACGGTTCAAAAAGGAAATAACTTGGGTGTTGATACTACTACCATTATTATTTACAATAAGTCGTGTGATATAATTACGCAATATGTAATAACCAGTACTGATGCAAGTGGTATTATAGAAAGTAAATTACCGCAAGTGTTTATTTACCCGAACCCTTTCCATAACTATTTAACTATTGAGAATTTACCATACAGTAAAAACGGTTTTGAAGTAAGTATTTATAATATGGTGGGTAAAGAAATGCATAAACAACATATAGCTCCAAACCAAAATACGGTTAACACCAATTGGCTTCCAACCGGAGTTTATATTTTAAAACTAAATAATGCGGAAGGACTTCAAAGAAGTTTTAAAGTTTTGAAAAACTAAATCGCTATTTATGAAGCAACTGCATTTTATTTTGCATTGCTAAAAAACTGACTACAGAGAAATTACGTTTTTCATATAGAGTGAGTAAATTTTCATAATTAAATGAAAACGTTGGTAACAACAAGCAAAAGCCGGAGGAGTCCGGCTTTTTGCTTTTATAAGTTTGTTTAATTCATTTCTGCAAGCATTATTCACTATATACTCATATAGCTTAGCTTATCAATTAAGCTAATTCTTTATACAAATAAAAAGCTCCTTAATCAAATGTGATGGTTAAGGAGCTTTTTAGAATATCTTTTTAGTGAAACGTTTATACCAAATTCATTTTAATACGTTTACCTATTTCTTCAATATCAGCACGGAATTTTTTGTCTGTTTCCATTAAATCATTAACGGTTTGGCAAGCATGGATAACGGTAGAGTGATCTCTGCCACCAAAATGCATTCCTATTGTTTTTAACGATGATTTAGTTAAGTCCTTAGCGTAATACATGCTTATTTGACGAGCCTGTACAATTTCACGTTTACGTGTTTTTGATTTCACTTGCTCTACCGGAATAGTAAAGTAATCGCAAACTAATTTTTGAATAAACTCAATTGAAATTTCACGTGTGTTGTTCTTCACAAAGTTTTTCAATATCTGTTTAGCTAAATCAAGCGTAACTTCTTTTTTGTTTAACGATGATTGTGCCAATAAACTTACCAAAGCACCTTGTAACTCTCTTACATTGGTATTAATATTATGGGCTACATATTCTACAACGTCTCTGTGTAAATTAATACCATCGTTGTACATCATGTGCTCCAATATGGCTAAGCGTGTTTCAAAATCGGGTGATTGAATATCGGCTGAAAGCCCCCATTTAAACCTGCTTAACAAACGCTCGTCCATTCCTTTTAAGTCTTTTGGAGCTCTATCACTGGTTAAAATAAGCTGTTTACCTTGTTGGTGTAAATGGTTAAAAATGGTAAAGAATATTTCCTGTGTTTTTTGTTTGTTCTCTAAAAACTGAACATCATCTACTATTAATACATCAACTTGTTGGTAGTAATTTAAAAAATCCTGGTTAGAGTTATTTCTGATTGCCTCAACAAACTGGTTGGTGAACTTTTCAATAGGTACATACAAAACTACTTTGTTTTTGTTGTTTTGTTTTACCATGTTACCTATGGCGTGTACCAAGTGGGTTTTACCCATACCCGTTTCACCAAAAAACATCAATGGATTAAAAGCAGTACCGCCCGGCTTAGAAGCAACAGACATACCCGCAGCGCGAGCTAATCTATTATTATCGCCTTCAATATAATTATCAAAAGTTAAGTTATGGTTTAAGTTGGCATCAATATTTACCTTTTTTAAACCCGGAATAACAAATGGATTTTTAATGCTTGAATTTAAAGCTGCACCCAAACCTGCTTCCTGTACATCAATTTTTGAATTGGTGCTGCCCGGTAAGTTTACAACATAAGGATTTGAATTAGAAGTACCGTTTTCTACAATGATATTGTACTCTAAACGACTTCCTGTGCCTAGTATTTGTTTAAGTGTTTTTTTCAGTAGCGTCACATAATGCTCCTCAAGCCACTCGTAAAAAAATTGACTGGGTACTTGTATAGTCAATACTTTACTATCTAATTTTATTGGTTTGATGGGTTCAAACCAGGTTCTAAAGCTTTGGGGATTAACATTATCTTGAATTAATTTCAAGCACTCATTCCACACTGTTTCGCTAGACTGTTCACTCATGTTCATAATACCTTTTTCTGACTGTAAAAGTGTGTGAAAAAGTTTACATGTCAAAGTTTTTTCAACATCTTTTTTTTCAAAAGTCGCATTATTTTTTTTTGTATCTGATTCTAAGGTGTTAAATTTTTTTGAGGACTTTTTTATTGCATAATTTATATGCTTTTGTTAATAAATTGTGTATCATGAAGCACGGGTTTTCGAAAACATTTAATGATTATCAAACAATTGCAAAACCCTTATGGCTCTAGGTTTTCAACATCAGATGTTTGTATCTACAATATCAACATTTTGCGAAGTGTGCATAAACTCATCCCCTATTCGCTCATTAAATGTAAAATCTATCCTTCCTAAATTTAAACCGGCCCATCCAACCTGGTTCACAATTACATTTTTTTGCAGCGCGTTTTTTATAATAGTAGGTTCCTTTAAAAAAGTATGGGTATGCCCACCTAAAACCAAATCTACATGGCTGGTTAGTGGCACCATGGAAACATCACTCACTTTATCGCTATTGTATTTATAACCCAAATGCGATAAACAAATGACTAAATCGCATTTCTTTTCCAGTTTAAGGAAGGAAGCCGTTTTATTTAAACTGGTTACAGGGTCGTTGTATTTAATTTTTCCGTACAGCTTTTGAGGAACCAATCCGTCTAACTCAATTCCTACACCCGTTACCCCAATTTTTAAATTTCCTTTTTTGTATATTTTATAAGGAGCTATTTTATTTTCAATCAAGGTATCGGCAAAATCATAATTACAATTGACAAAGTCGAAATTGGCATTAGGCATTTGTTTATATAAACCTTCCAGTCCATTATCAAAATCATGGTTACCTAACGTAACACAGTCGTAACCCATTTGGCTCATCAGTTTATACTCTAACTCGCCTCCATAAAAATTAAAGTAGGGTGTACCTTGGAAAATATCGCCTGCATCAAGCAATAAAACATGTTCTTCCGTTTCGCGTATTTTTTTAATCATGGCGGCTCTCACTTCGGCACCACCCAAACCAGCATAGTTTTTATCGGTTTTATCAAATGGATCTATCCTGCTATGCCAATCGTTGGTATGTAAAATGGTTAACCTGGTTTGTTTCCCATTAGCCAGCAAACTTAGCGGACTGCTTACCAATGAAACACCCGCCAATAATAAACCTGATTGCTTTATAAACTTACGTCTATTTAACTTGTTCAATTCTTCCATCTAAAGTGCTTTTAACTGATTGACCATTTTTTCCTTTTATACGCAGATTGTTAATCAATGCATCGCGTACCATTATATTTAAATTGGTAACCGATTTGGCATTTTTCATTGGTTCTGTTTTATCGCCACCATTGGCTACATAATCATTGGTTATAATGGCATAGGTTTTATTTTCATCAAATACGGTATTATTAATAGTTGCATTCACTATTTTATTATTGCTTATGCTCAACCTCAATTCCTTTGAACAAGGCGTTCCATTGTTTTCAGCGACTAAATCAAATAACTTTTTACAGTCAGCACCACCTAATTCTACTACTACCAGATAATTGTCAAAAGGAGCCAGTTCAAATATTTTACCAACGCTTATATTTCCTTTTGCTATACTACCCACACGTAAGCCACCATGATTATATATACAAAAATCAACTGGCTTGTTATAGTTTTTGGCAGCATAATCCATTAATTCATCGCACACAAAATTACCAAGCGTACCTTCAGGCAATTGTTTATTCAGGTCTTGTTCATTGTAACAAAGTACTTCGCTCATTAAGCTATCCAACTTAATTTTATACGGAATAATTAAAGAGGCGCTTTGCGTATCAGTTAACTGCAAAGAGTCTTTATTCATTTTTAAATAGGAAACCTTTGAGTTGGAAACAACCAAAGGGGTATGACATTGACTGAATGTCAATACTATTAATAAATATAAAAATATATTTTTCACCTCCGCAATATAACCGATGAAAACGGATGGTGTATTATGAATATGTGAAAATTTACAATGCCTTATAAGCCTTGTGCCAACACATCAGCAATATGCATTACCTTTAGTGAACTTCCTTTTTTGTGTAGTATGCTGTTTAAATGTAATAAACAGCTATAATCAGTTGATATAACTATTTGTGCGCCACTTTCAATAATGGCATCTATTTTTTTATTACCCATATGAACGGATAAATCGGGATTGGTTACAGAAAAATTACCGCCAAACCCGCAACACTCATCCTGGTCTTTTATTTCAATTAACTCTAAGCCTTCTACATTGTTTAATAAAGCCCGTGGCTGGGCTTTTACATTACAGCCGTTTAAACCGGTGCAGGTATCCATAAAAGCGGCTTTAGCAAAAAACTTGGAACCTATATTGTCTTTTTTTAACACATCAACCAAAAACTCGCTTAACTCGAATGTACGTTTTTGTAGCTGACGAAACTTATTATGGTATGATGAATTTTGAAATAACAAATCATAAGAGTTTCTAATCATACCTGTGCAAGCGGTAGAAGCACAAACAAAAGTTCTGTCGGGAGTAATTTCATTCAAGAGCTTTTCGCTTACTTGTCGGGCATCGTTCCATTGGCCCGCATTAAAAGCAGGTAAGCCACAACATGTTTGTTCTATATTATAATTAACCTGGCAACCTGCTTTTTCAAGCACCTTAACCATGTTAAACCCTGTTTGCGGGTTAAACTGGTCAATAAAACAAGGTATAAATAAATCTATTTTCATTGTAATACTACTTAGGTTAATTTACGCTACTTGTATAACTCTTAAAGTTTTTTATCTGCACAATAAAAACCAATCCAATTAAAAAATAAATGGCCAATGCCACAACGGATAAACGCATGTTATGGGTAATGCCATTTAATAATCCGTAACTAAAAGTACCTAATACAATGGCGCCTTTTTCGCATACATCGTAAAAACTAAAAAAAGAGGCGTTGTCTTTTGTACCTTCTGGAATCAATTTAGCATAAGTGCTTCTAAACATAGACTGTATACCACCCATTACTATACCTACCAAAGCACCTAAACCCATAAAATGTATAATTACTTTTTTTATTTGTGTTGTACCAAATGTAAAATACGCTGGCGTATCAGTAATTAAATAGGCTAAGAAACAAATGACTATCCAAACAATGATGGTTATAATTAAAGTATAAATATTGCCAATGGCTGCTGAAATACGGGAAAAGGCCCAGGCTCCTAAAATAGCTATCAATTGAATAACCAAAATAGTTCCTATTAAAACGGAAGTATCTAAATGCAATTGTTCTTCGCCAAATAAACTAGCTACGTACATAACTGTTTGTACACCCATACTGGCAAAGAAAAAACCACATAAGTACTTTAATAAGGTAGGTTGTGTTTTTACCTGTAACCAAACCTTCTTTAATTCTTCAAATCCTTTATTTAAAATATTGCCTTCGTATTTTTTATTGGAGTGTATTTCTGGTACATTCTTAAACATAATCTGTGCAAAGCCCGCCCACCAAATACCTACCGATACAAACGATAAACGGGTAGCAATGCCTGCATAAAAACTTTCGGCTTCTTTTAAGGCTCCTTCAGCTCCCATGTAAGGGTTGGTGGTTAACAATTCTACTGCCTTGCTTTGAATAGAAAAAAACCAATGGGGCATCATAATAGTTAACAGGTTTATAATTAATAATATTACACTACCTATATAACCCATTGAAAAGCCTTTTGCACTTACTTTATCCAGCATATCCTCACTGGCTATTTCCGGTAAAAATGCATTGTAAAAAACAATACTCCCCGCAAAACCAACCAAACTAAGCATAAATAAAATAACACCAAAGCCTATGGTATCGGCTGTAAAAAAATACATGCCCATACAACTTATGGAACCTGTGTAACAAAATAGTTTCAGGAATAACTTTTTGTTCTGTTTAAAATCGGCAATACCAGAAAGCAAGGGACTTAAAAAAGCTACTATTAAGAAACCTGCTGAAACAACAAAGGAGTATAACTCTGACCCGATTACTTTTAACCCGAAAATATTTAAGTAATAAACTCCATCAACCATTGCACCTTGTTCAACAGATGCTACTTTACACATTTTATTAAAATAAATAGGGAAAATGGCGGTGGCTATGGTGAGGGAAAAAACCGAATTGGCCCAATCATACATGGCCCATGAGTTGATTACTTTCTTATTATTAAGTTCCGTTTTAAGCATGATTGGAAATACGTAAAGGCGCAAGATATTTTTTTGCCGCAATAATTATTCAATTGTTAAAGGATTATTTGTTAACAAGCTTTGTGGCATACTAGCTATGAGAACAAAGCCTCTTTTGTGCTTATATTTTTTAAAAGAAATGGTACGTTTTAAAGAAATACGTACAAGCAAAAAACGGAAAATAAAAAAACCCAGCAATTGCTGGGCTCCTAGTTGCGGAGGCAGGACTCGAACCTACGACCTTTGGGTTATGAGTTTTATTTCAGTTTTGCAGGAGTTAATGTTTACGGGGCTTTGCGGGTGCGAAGTGGTACGCATCCGTACCACTTAATCGTACCACTAATATTTAGTTAATATTTTGTCGCGCAGTTTTACGTTAATTTTTAAACTATTGGTTCCATCGGCCATCATTGGCCCCTCGTTCAGTATTAACCAATTAAGGCTAATACCGGGAAAGCCTTTGGCAAACTGCCCTATAATTCTTAGGCCCATATTGGTTTTAGCAAATTTTAAATTGCTTAATGAACTACCTGGAATGTCTAAGTACTCGGCCATTACTGCCCAGTGTTGAAATTCCCCTTTTTCAAAAAGTAACTGTATGTTTTTTGAAATATGCTTTTTTAATTGTTTAGCGTTCATTTTTTGTTCCTTTCTGTGTTTTCACTCTCATTTAAAGTAAAAAATTTTTCAGTTGGCTGGTAATTAATCTGTATGTAGTATTTGTTGTCTATGCACTCAAAATTATAGGCATCACAAATAGTTTTAATTTGCACAAGGGTGTAGGTATTCATTTTTCCAATAATTGTTAACTCCTCGTCTGTTATTTCTATTTGCGTTAACTCTTCGCTTGCCAATGATAACAGCCTTACTATTGGAAAAAGTAAATCTACCGGAATATTGTCTTCGCCTGAAATTTTGTTTACTACTATCTTATTATTATATAGTTTGTTGTGTAAAGCAATAAAGCCGGTTATAATTTTTTGGAATGACTCCCCCTCTTTTATTGGGTATAATTCATATTTAATTATATTCAGTTCTTTTTGTATAGTAGCGTACATATCTAAAAACTGTTCGCGGCTTTCATTCAAATCTTTTTGATCGTCTACAGCTTTTATTATATCTACCAAAAAAAACAAAAACGACTCTGTAAATACCGTTCTGTTTTTAAGGGAATCAAAATATTTATTTTTGATTTCATTTAATTGTATTATTACTGCTTGGTGTGCCGCCTCTTTTTTCTTCAGTTGGAAATTTGCGTTACTTACTTTCCTTTTGGCAATTACAATTATAAAAAACACGCCAGTAAAACACACCAGCATTGTGCATGTTCCTGCAATGAATACATAAGCAATTGCATTGTTCATATCAGTAGTTAGTTTTATATTGATACAAAGCCCCCAGTAATGCTGTGTTACAAAAAATATTTGCCAATTTTACGGTACTAAACACGTCAGCCTGGTAATTAATAGGTATATCTTTTGCAAAAAAGAAAGCAATCCAACTTATACTATTGTAAGCCGTTAAAGCTATTATAATAATTAGTTCATAAGTTCGTGCTCCATCTTGTTTTAGCCACTTTATGCCATGGTTTATACAAATACCCAATACGCCAATACATTGTAGCGTTCGGCCATAACGTGGAAAAACAGAATTGCTCATTAACTCATAACACAATACGCTTACTACTATTAAAAAAACAAGCATGTAGTATTTAAACAAGTGTTTGTTGGCTTTATTTAGTGTAAAATACACTATTATAAAAAGTAACTCCAGTGCACAGTAAGCACCGGTAAAATAACTATGGTTTAATTTAGCTATATAAAAACAGTAACTAATTAACTCGCTTAGTGCTTTAAAGCCAATAAAATAAACTATAACCTTTATGTTATTAGATAAAAAGAACGACTTAATACTCCCAACAGCATATAGCAGTGTTGGGAGTATTGAAAACATACTTATATAAGCGAGTATATTTAGCACTACAAGCCGTTTAAAATATTAGCTGCCCCGCAATGAGGTGGGCATGTCCAGGTATCATCAACAACTACATCAAGCATGTCGTTTTCGCTTGCATCGGCTGCTACTATTACAAGCGTTTTTTTACCATCTTTTAAAGCGTAGTACATGCGTAAGTACTTTGCGCCCTCTTGGTTTATTAAAGTTTTAATTAAATCTACATCTACCACTTGGGCTAATGTGGTTTCGCCTGTAGCGCGATAGTTAGCAGTATATTCTGCTCCTAATTCTTTGTCAATAATTTGTCCGGCTGGTGTTGGCATAATTTTTATTTTTTTATAGGGTTTGTTTTTTCAAATTTATGTTGTCTTTCTCCAAAATCTTTAACCACTTTTAGGGCTTCAGTTACTTTTTCTTCGTGTGTTAATGTACTAAGTCCGTTATCTTCGATTATTTTTTTTAAGCGGGTATTTTCGGTAGTTAATTTTACTATTTCTTTTAAGTGTTTATAGGCCTCTTTTTGCCAGTATTCAATACTCTCCTCATCATTTTTATTTTTTCCATATTTAGCCGGAGGCTCTTCTACTATTTGCGTGTCAATATCAAATACAGAAATGTCTACACTTAATTCTTTACAGGCTAATTCTAAAAAGTCTTGTTTTAAATATTTTTTATCAAACAACCGTATCAGGTAAGTCCTAGATACGGGAATACTCGCGGCAAAATCTTCCTGTCGGTAACCCTTTTCTTTTATTAGTTTTTTTAAGATTCCCCCTTGTGTTAACATTTTTTTAATGGTTTAATGTTCATAACTTTTCCGCAAAATGTGTTGACATTTTGGAAAATGTGTATACATTTGTATCAAGATTTGTAACAAATATAGCAACAAACATGAAACAAACAAGTAAAACAAAGGCAAAAGCGCGGTTATGCGATACCGTTACCGAGTTACTTTTAAGTAAAGAGGCTTATATGGGCCATTTAGCCGATGAGGTAGGAGTAGATGCATTTACCATAAAACGCCAGCTAAAAACACAGTCGCCAACACTGTGCTTACCGCAGTATTTAACTGCCATTAATAAAATTCTTAAAGAGGAGCCTAAATACCAAGCTATTGAGGCAGATGCTATAGTTATAGTTTCTTAAAACCAACCAAGCCCCACACATTTTAACCCTTATAAAAATTATGCTTAACACAATTATTGACCACGCAAAGCTTGTAATACTGCAAGAAAACACGTTTGACCTGATTATTAAATTTACCACCACCAGTAAGGGCGTAGATACCCACAAGCGCGAAAACTATTCCCTTAAAGATGCAAACCAGGAGTGGTTAGTAGGCTTGCTAAAAGAGCAAGAAACCGTATTGCTAACACCCTACAAACCCGAAAACCAGTACGCCACCTGTACTATTTATGCAGCCAATACCAAGGGTATTGAAATGTGGGGTAACCCGTTTTTAGTGAGCACCGTATTTGCGCAAAGTTTTTCGTTCGATTAATAACCCCACCATTAATAGCCTCTCACCCAATGGAAAGTATATTTTATCAGCAAAACTATAACAACAAATTAGACTGCCCAGTGCATACCACTATTAGGCTTTATAACCCAAGCAAGTT
Proteins encoded:
- a CDS encoding helix-turn-helix transcriptional regulator, producing MLTQGGILKKLIKEKGYRQEDFAASIPVSRTYLIRLFDKKYLKQDFLELACKELSVDISVFDIDTQIVEEPPAKYGKNKNDEESIEYWQKEAYKHLKEIVKLTTENTRLKKIIEDNGLSTLTHEEKVTEALKVVKDFGERQHKFEKTNPIKK
- a CDS encoding (Fe-S)-binding protein, which produces MKIDLFIPCFIDQFNPQTGFNMVKVLEKAGCQVNYNIEQTCCGLPAFNAGQWNDARQVSEKLLNEITPDRTFVCASTACTGMIRNSYDLLFQNSSYHNKFRQLQKRTFELSEFLVDVLKKDNIGSKFFAKAAFMDTCTGLNGCNVKAQPRALLNNVEGLELIEIKDQDECCGFGGNFSVTNPDLSVHMGNKKIDAIIESGAQIVISTDYSCLLHLNSILHKKGSSLKVMHIADVLAQGL
- a CDS encoding 5'-nucleotidase, producing MNKDSLQLTDTQSASLIIPYKIKLDSLMSEVLCYNEQDLNKQLPEGTLGNFVCDELMDYAAKNYNKPVDFCIYNHGGLRVGSIAKGNISVGKIFELAPFDNYLVVVELGGADCKKLFDLVAENNGTPCSKELRLSISNNKIVNATINNTVFDENKTYAIITNDYVANGGDKTEPMKNAKSVTNLNIMVRDALINNLRIKGKNGQSVKSTLDGRIEQVK
- a CDS encoding T9SS type A sorting domain-containing protein, producing the protein MIKQKIYLLTFCLLTISAVVQAQMINKKGGLCFRIDDDQDPIKLKSIDSVFQKNGVHFVYSPNSQRANFTQPASFWPTVKLLQDHGHEIADHSPNHYPHFFEVNGADTLRFKNRAGVDHINFVNEYPVLGTRICLKYSILNAGGAGDEGLVDIQGNLLISKNNGEFSNNKIYGGRYTSQFYFPSLNLLCSYIPNLYNLNSNDPDTIELLSFWNEKITIGNYSNIAYKKLNNYDISVDPEGFKVMQQFSLDIFKKNGINAPTVWIQPGGPHPYLSKSFIADICGHDYGFKSAATYPGAIKGFNEIDNEHEKHFHMQWGDMYEETQDLTTMKGIIADRQARHLITMGLNHLSFFGGFPYQTLLSNLDSLLQWCNAKQIPVKTYSEWGAVLYDSIAKPSENVFPLLTTDLDGDNMPDGIQILPAELDKTQGAGITPTTSIKITQTKQIFGINRLSGVERDKNILKFYAKGTPGSNNLVSMYFDYPEVSKFQQFSIKCTTSTFTETIFECEIPEGVSYINLYGYANIDVGDIAVSGLELRGIAKPRFRTTTFKRSNNKTFGDINMRNYIADEVYDVANLTLSVLNAGNFNATITGNQFLKLEHKQNPFWIGKDSVQLIVSNPANLADTAWFYFQSNETSICKMEKVQLVYPFKSSTESTITWSAIPADTSLTTNISNPTVQPLAGTTYTATVVDKNSVSKNYVITINVKPSVMYTNANINKYFLTTDNQLDIDINLPYYSTAFISNMPKRNSQLANGTLTVQKGNNLGVDTTTIIIYNKSCDIITQYVITSTDASGIIESKLPQVFIYPNPFHNYLTIENLPYSKNGFEVSIYNMVGKEMHKQHIAPNQNTVNTNWLPTGVYILKLNNAEGLQRSFKVLKN
- the dnaA gene encoding chromosomal replication initiator protein DnaA, giving the protein MSEQSSETVWNECLKLIQDNVNPQSFRTWFEPIKPIKLDSKVLTIQVPSQFFYEWLEEHYVTLLKKTLKQILGTGSRLEYNIIVENGTSNSNPYVVNLPGSTNSKIDVQEAGLGAALNSSIKNPFVIPGLKKVNIDANLNHNLTFDNYIEGDNNRLARAAGMSVASKPGGTAFNPLMFFGETGMGKTHLVHAIGNMVKQNNKNKVVLYVPIEKFTNQFVEAIRNNSNQDFLNYYQQVDVLIVDDVQFLENKQKTQEIFFTIFNHLHQQGKQLILTSDRAPKDLKGMDERLLSRFKWGLSADIQSPDFETRLAILEHMMYNDGINLHRDVVEYVAHNINTNVRELQGALVSLLAQSSLNKKEVTLDLAKQILKNFVKNNTREISIEFIQKLVCDYFTIPVEQVKSKTRKREIVQARQISMYYAKDLTKSSLKTIGMHFGGRDHSTVIHACQTVNDLMETDKKFRADIEEIGKRIKMNLV
- a CDS encoding MFS transporter gives rise to the protein MLKTELNNKKVINSWAMYDWANSVFSLTIATAIFPIYFNKMCKVASVEQGAMVDGVYYLNIFGLKVIGSELYSFVVSAGFLIVAFLSPLLSGIADFKQNKKLFLKLFCYTGSISCMGMYFFTADTIGFGVILFMLSLVGFAGSIVFYNAFLPEIASEDMLDKVSAKGFSMGYIGSVILLIINLLTIMMPHWFFSIQSKAVELLTTNPYMGAEGALKEAESFYAGIATRLSFVSVGIWWAGFAQIMFKNVPEIHSNKKYEGNILNKGFEELKKVWLQVKTQPTLLKYLCGFFFASMGVQTVMYVASLFGEEQLHLDTSVLIGTILVIQLIAILGAWAFSRISAAIGNIYTLIITIIVWIVICFLAYLITDTPAYFTFGTTQIKKVIIHFMGLGALVGIVMGGIQSMFRSTYAKLIPEGTKDNASFFSFYDVCEKGAIVLGTFSYGLLNGITHNMRLSVVALAIYFLIGLVFIVQIKNFKSYTSSVN
- a CDS encoding metallophosphatase translates to MEELNKLNRRKFIKQSGLLLAGVSLVSSPLSLLANGKQTRLTILHTNDWHSRIDPFDKTDKNYAGLGGAEVRAAMIKKIRETEEHVLLLDAGDIFQGTPYFNFYGGELEYKLMSQMGYDCVTLGNHDFDNGLEGLYKQMPNANFDFVNCNYDFADTLIENKIAPYKIYKKGNLKIGVTGVGIELDGLVPQKLYGKIKYNDPVTSLNKTASFLKLEKKCDLVICLSHLGYKYNSDKVSDVSMVPLTSHVDLVLGGHTHTFLKEPTIIKNALQKNVIVNQVGWAGLNLGRIDFTFNERIGDEFMHTSQNVDIVDTNI